From the Orenia metallireducens genome, one window contains:
- a CDS encoding LpxI family protein, producing the protein MARIGLLAGNGNLPVEFTYAAKAEGNEVVAIALTPEAEVDKLKSVATKLYQISAGQLNKIINTLKEEGISEVVMLGKVTKELLYQGIELDQRFMLLLSNLKEKNDDSIMLAIVKELESAGIKISNQTKYIAALLPAEGLLTEVEPDAETLADMKYGFKMAKEIGGLDIGQTVVVKDKAVMAVEAIEGTDQAILRGGQLGRGGVIVAKVSKPQQDFRFDIPAVGLDTLDKLVKVKAKGLIIEAKKTFIVNQEEFIKGANEAGIAVVAMEED; encoded by the coding sequence ATGGCTAGAATAGGTTTGCTGGCAGGTAATGGAAATTTACCTGTTGAATTTACTTATGCTGCAAAGGCAGAAGGAAATGAAGTTGTTGCTATTGCCCTTACTCCAGAAGCAGAAGTTGATAAGCTAAAAAGCGTAGCAACTAAGTTGTATCAGATTAGTGCTGGGCAATTAAATAAAATTATAAATACTCTCAAAGAAGAAGGAATTTCTGAGGTTGTAATGCTAGGTAAGGTAACTAAAGAGCTACTTTATCAAGGAATAGAGTTAGATCAGAGATTTATGCTTCTACTTAGCAATTTAAAAGAAAAGAATGATGATTCGATTATGCTAGCAATTGTTAAGGAATTAGAATCAGCTGGCATTAAAATCAGTAATCAGACTAAATATATAGCTGCATTATTACCAGCTGAGGGGCTTTTAACAGAAGTTGAGCCTGATGCTGAAACATTAGCTGATATGAAGTATGGTTTTAAGATGGCAAAAGAAATAGGAGGCTTGGATATTGGGCAAACTGTTGTTGTCAAGGATAAAGCTGTAATGGCTGTAGAAGCTATTGAAGGAACCGACCAAGCTATTTTAAGAGGTGGTCAACTAGGGCGAGGAGGAGTTATCGTAGCAAAGGTAAGTAAACCTCAGCAAGACTTTAGATTCGATATTCCTGCTGTTGGTTTAGATACTTTGGATAAATTGGTTAAAGTAAAGGCTAAAGGCTTGATAATTGAAGCCAAAAAGACCTTTATTGTCAATCAAGAAGAGTTTATCAAAGGAGCAAATGAAGCAGGGATTGCAGTTGTAGCAATGGAAGAAGATTGA
- the lpxA gene encoding acyl-ACP--UDP-N-acetylglucosamine O-acyltransferase, which yields MEKTNDNKVVHLNKKIHKTAVVHPGAKIGEDVEIGPYAIIGENVEIGDNTKIEPHVVIEGWTKIGKGNKIFNGASIGQEPQDLKFHGEQSYLEIGDNNTIREFATIHRGTEDGGGLTKIGNNNLIMAYCHVAHDCQLGDRIIMSNAATLAGHVIVEDSAVIGGLAGVHQFARVGKMAMIGAASKVVKDVPPYVLVDGHPACVKGINIVGLRRNGISPELRSQIKEAYKLLYRSNLNISQAIEKMDQELDSNPLIEHFLRFLRNAQRGICR from the coding sequence ATGGAAAAGACAAATGATAACAAGGTGGTACATTTGAATAAGAAAATTCATAAAACAGCAGTCGTTCATCCAGGTGCTAAAATAGGAGAAGATGTGGAAATCGGGCCCTATGCTATTATTGGGGAGAATGTTGAGATTGGTGATAATACTAAAATTGAACCCCATGTAGTCATTGAAGGATGGACTAAAATAGGTAAGGGTAACAAGATCTTTAATGGGGCCTCTATTGGTCAAGAACCACAGGATTTAAAATTTCATGGAGAGCAGAGTTATTTAGAGATTGGAGATAATAACACAATTCGTGAATTTGCTACTATCCATCGTGGAACTGAAGATGGTGGTGGTCTGACTAAGATAGGTAATAATAATTTAATTATGGCTTATTGCCATGTTGCCCATGATTGCCAATTAGGTGATAGAATCATTATGTCAAATGCAGCTACTTTGGCTGGACATGTTATTGTAGAAGATTCAGCGGTAATTGGTGGTTTGGCAGGAGTACATCAATTTGCTAGAGTTGGAAAGATGGCTATGATAGGAGCGGCCTCTAAAGTAGTTAAAGATGTTCCTCCATATGTATTGGTAGATGGACATCCTGCTTGTGTTAAAGGGATTAATATTGTAGGATTAAGAAGAAATGGTATCAGTCCTGAATTGAGATCACAGATCAAAGAGGCTTATAAGTTATTATATAGATCCAATTTAAATATATCTCAAGCAATTGAGAAGATGGATCAAGAGTTGGATAGTAATCCTTTAATTGAACATTTCTTGAGATTTTTAAGAAATGCTCAACGGGGAATTTGCAGATAA
- the fabZ gene encoding 3-hydroxyacyl-ACP dehydratase FabZ: MLDINEIQKILPHRYPFLLVDKILEVEPGKKVVGLKNVTANEEFFNGHFPGHPIMPGVLIIEAMAQVAGVGLLTTVDNPEEKVPYFARIEDARFKQPVKPGDQLIFEVEVVKLRRGIGKVEAKALVDGEVVTEATLTCAIQDK, translated from the coding sequence ATGTTAGATATTAATGAGATTCAAAAGATTTTACCACATCGATATCCATTCTTATTGGTGGATAAAATTTTAGAGGTGGAACCAGGAAAGAAGGTTGTAGGATTAAAGAATGTAACTGCGAATGAAGAGTTTTTTAACGGTCATTTTCCAGGTCATCCAATTATGCCAGGGGTATTGATAATAGAGGCAATGGCTCAAGTAGCAGGGGTAGGATTATTAACTACAGTAGACAACCCTGAAGAGAAAGTACCCTACTTTGCACGTATTGAAGATGCACGTTTTAAACAACCAGTTAAACCAGGAGATCAATTGATTTTTGAAGTTGAAGTAGTTAAGTTAAGAAGAGGGATTGGTAAGGTTGAGGCTAAGGCTTTGGTAGATGGAGAAGTAGTAACAGAGGCAACTTTAACTTGTGCGATACAAGATAAATAA
- the lpxC gene encoding UDP-3-O-acyl-N-acetylglucosamine deacetylase yields the protein MKRKQRTIVKEFTYTGIGLHTGKNVTINCKPLDANRGIRFKRVDLEDCPEVEAGIANVVSTQRCTTIGEDSWDINTIEHLMSALNALKIDNLLIEIDANEPPITDGSAKIFYDLIKEAGIEKQKEDKEVYRIEEPIYVKEGNQSLIVLPDNDLKISYTFVSNHPFLEDQFAEFIINEEIYYNEIASARTFGFSHEIEKLQQSGLALGGSLDNAILVGEDGPINELRFNNEFVRHKILDILGDIKLAPEFKGHIIGIRSGHRLNSLLSRKIKEILLK from the coding sequence TTGAAGAGGAAGCAGCGTACAATAGTGAAAGAGTTTACTTATACAGGTATTGGACTACATACTGGAAAGAATGTTACCATTAATTGTAAGCCTTTGGATGCTAATCGAGGAATTAGATTTAAACGGGTAGATTTAGAAGATTGCCCAGAGGTAGAGGCTGGTATTGCTAATGTAGTATCAACACAACGTTGTACAACTATTGGTGAAGATAGTTGGGATATTAATACTATTGAGCATTTAATGTCAGCTTTGAACGCTTTGAAAATAGATAACCTATTAATCGAAATTGATGCAAATGAACCTCCGATTACTGATGGGAGTGCAAAAATCTTTTATGATTTAATAAAAGAAGCAGGGATTGAGAAGCAGAAGGAAGATAAAGAGGTTTATAGGATTGAAGAACCAATTTATGTTAAGGAAGGAAATCAGTCTCTGATAGTTTTGCCTGATAATGATTTAAAGATAAGTTATACCTTTGTCAGTAACCATCCTTTTTTAGAGGATCAATTTGCTGAGTTTATCATTAATGAGGAGATTTATTATAATGAAATAGCTTCTGCTAGAACCTTTGGCTTTTCCCATGAGATTGAAAAGTTACAACAATCTGGACTAGCCTTAGGAGGTAGTTTGGATAATGCTATCTTAGTTGGGGAAGATGGTCCAATTAATGAATTGAGATTCAATAATGAATTTGTAAGGCATAAGATTCTAGATATTTTAGGAGATATTAAACTAGCACCAGAGTTTAAAGGGCATATTATTGGTATTAGATCTGGTCATAGATTAAACTCACTATTATCTAGAAAGATTAAAGAGATATTATTGAAATAG
- a CDS encoding amino acid ABC transporter ATP-binding protein: MLEVKGLIKSYGHKEVLKGVNFKINQGDTVAIMGPSGCGKSTTIRCLNRLTEPDGGEISFKGLSIVDLPENELLNWRKEVGFVFQRFNLIERLTVLENVMLPLIKTNLKVEELQERAILSLKKVRMADEIDSYPNQLSGGQKQRIGIARALVVEPSLMLLDEPTASLDPILVKEVLEVIENLTRKKDKIVIIVTHEVSFALKVADIILLMDNGVVVERGTPENIFKNPSSEIGKRYKELLDYY; this comes from the coding sequence ATGTTAGAAGTCAAGGGTTTAATTAAAAGTTATGGGCACAAAGAAGTCTTAAAAGGGGTTAATTTTAAAATCAACCAAGGAGATACAGTAGCTATTATGGGACCTAGTGGATGTGGTAAATCGACTACCATTCGATGTTTAAATCGTTTGACAGAGCCTGATGGTGGAGAGATTAGCTTTAAAGGGCTATCAATTGTAGATTTACCTGAGAATGAATTATTGAACTGGCGTAAAGAGGTTGGTTTTGTCTTTCAGAGGTTTAATCTAATTGAGAGATTAACGGTTTTAGAGAATGTAATGCTACCTTTGATTAAAACCAATCTCAAAGTAGAAGAGTTACAAGAGAGAGCTATTTTATCTTTAAAGAAGGTCAGAATGGCTGATGAGATAGATAGTTATCCTAATCAATTGAGTGGAGGGCAGAAACAGAGAATTGGTATTGCTAGAGCCTTGGTGGTTGAGCCAAGTTTGATGTTACTAGATGAGCCTACAGCTTCTTTAGATCCAATTTTGGTTAAAGAGGTACTAGAAGTTATCGAAAATTTAACAAGAAAAAAGGATAAGATAGTTATTATTGTAACCCATGAGGTTTCCTTTGCATTAAAGGTTGCTGATATAATCTTATTGATGGATAATGGGGTAGTAGTAGAGAGGGGTACTCCCGAAAATATATTTAAAAATCCAAGTTCAGAGATTGGTAAGAGGTATAAAGAGTTGTTAGATTATTATTAA
- a CDS encoding LptA/OstA family protein, translating to MRIKLIIFLSLILLCSFTIDAEEVKEGVENNQRAKLKADKLRYKKDDNLYIGDGNIRLDYDGNLITSDKLRLERDDNIAYFSEDVYLQRESGDKIRSEKLEFDIDNDILIAEDDVKLDSKKEGKPLKLTSEYLKVWTESNDMEAKKKIFVLYDGQEIKGESLHYDNQKDEMLVKENVELKRDGQWLKSEEVIIYVKEGDFDATGNVEMEFDI from the coding sequence ATGAGAATTAAGCTGATTATATTCCTCTCTCTGATCTTACTCTGTTCTTTTACAATAGATGCTGAAGAAGTAAAAGAAGGAGTAGAGAATAATCAACGAGCAAAGTTGAAAGCCGATAAGTTGAGATATAAAAAAGATGATAATCTATATATAGGAGATGGAAATATTAGATTGGACTATGATGGAAATCTAATTACATCCGATAAATTAAGATTAGAGCGTGATGATAATATAGCTTATTTTAGTGAAGATGTCTATTTACAGAGAGAATCAGGTGATAAGATTAGAAGTGAAAAGTTGGAATTTGATATAGATAATGATATCTTAATAGCAGAAGATGATGTAAAGCTTGATTCTAAAAAGGAAGGAAAGCCTTTAAAATTAACTAGTGAATATTTGAAGGTATGGACTGAAAGTAATGATATGGAGGCTAAAAAAAAGATCTTTGTTCTCTATGATGGTCAAGAGATTAAGGGAGAGAGTCTACACTATGATAACCAGAAAGATGAGATGTTAGTTAAAGAGAATGTAGAGTTAAAAAGGGATGGACAATGGCTTAAGAGTGAAGAGGTTATCATTTATGTTAAAGAGGGAGATTTTGATGCAACTGGAAATGTTGAAATGGAATTTGATATATAA
- the lptC gene encoding LPS export ABC transporter periplasmic protein LptC: MKRIKIILAILIVNLIFVGLFFFNFEESKESDEVSPDYQYQINSPRVITYNKGDKRWDITANQILIPKSEDKKKENEVILKDIQKGELFNKGEVEYTLDAEEIIYFKGTKDIKLKGNIRLDKVDGEEIKTEELDWLDKRKEFVTDTNVKVTLDDGELFAKKMRMDVENNIIDFSGEVEMEFNLKGAVSNEN; this comes from the coding sequence ATGAAGAGAATTAAAATCATATTAGCTATATTAATTGTAAATTTAATTTTTGTAGGTCTATTCTTCTTCAATTTTGAGGAAAGTAAAGAGAGTGATGAAGTTTCTCCTGATTATCAATATCAGATAAATAGCCCTCGTGTTATTACTTATAATAAAGGGGATAAACGTTGGGATATTACTGCTAATCAAATTTTGATTCCAAAATCTGAAGATAAAAAGAAGGAGAATGAGGTTATCTTAAAGGATATTCAAAAGGGAGAACTATTTAATAAGGGAGAGGTTGAATATACCTTGGATGCTGAAGAGATAATCTATTTTAAAGGGACAAAGGATATAAAATTAAAGGGGAATATTAGATTAGATAAGGTGGATGGAGAAGAGATCAAGACTGAGGAGTTAGACTGGCTTGATAAGAGGAAAGAATTTGTTACTGATACTAATGTAAAGGTTACCCTTGATGATGGAGAGTTATTTGCTAAGAAGATGAGGATGGATGTGGAGAATAATATCATAGACTTTTCTGGTGAAGTAGAGATGGAATTTAATCTTAAAGGGGCTGTCTCTAATGAGAATTAA